The nucleotide sequence ATACCTGCACGAAGACCACCGAGGAGCTGATATACCGTATCAGCCAACGCGCCTTTGTACGGAACGCGACCTTCGATACCTTCCGGAACGAGCTTGTCCATGTTTTCCTGGAAATAACGGTCTTTGCTGCCCTGTGCCATAGCACCGAGGGAACCCATACCGCGATATACTTTGTAGCTGCGGCCTTGGTAGATCACTTTTTCGCCCGGGCTTTCTTCCGTACCTGCGAACAAGTTACCTGCCATAACAACGCTTGCACCTGCAGCCAACGCTTTTACAACGTCACCGGAATATTTAATACCGCCATCGGCGATGACCGGTACACCATATTCTCTTGCAGCCATTGCACAATCATATACAGCCGTGATCTGCGGAACACCGATACCTGCGATAACACGAGTCGTGCAGATAGAACCCGGTCCGATACCGACTTTGACAGCATCTGCGCCTGCTTCGATCAACGCACGCGTAGCTTCAGCCGTTGCTACGTTACCTGCGATAAGCTGGAGATCAGGATATTTTGCTTTGATTTTTTTCACCGTGTTGATAACGCCCGTCGAATGACCATGCGCCGTATCAACAACGACAACGTCAACATTAGCTTTTACGATAGCATCCAAACGATCATTCATATCAGCGCCGACACCGATCGCAGCCGCAACGAGAAGACGACCTCTTGCATCTTTGGCAGCATTCGGATATTTCAAGCGTTTTTCGATATCTTTGATCGTAACCAAACCGCGAAGACGACCTTCTTCGTCAACAAGCGGAAGTTTTTCAATACGGTGTTTGCGAAGGATCTCTTTCGCATCTTCGATCGACGTACCGACAGGAGCCGTGATCAAGTTTTCGCGCGTCATGCAAGAAGCAATCTTAAGCGACATATCCGTTTCAAAACGAAGGTCGCGGTTCGTCAAAATACCGACCAATTTATCATTTTCCGTAACAGGTACACCCGAAATATGATAGCGTTCCATCAGATCATGTGCATCTCCGAGCGTATTTTCCGGCGACAAGAAGATCGGATCAACGATGATACCATGCTCCGAACGTTTTACTTTATCGATCTCATGAGCCTGCTGTGCGATCGGCATATTTTTGTGAATAACACCGATACCGCCTTCGCGAGCCATTGCAATAGCCATTTTTGCTTCCGTTACCGTATCCATACCGGAGCTGATAATAGGAATATTCAATTTGATCTTTTTCGTCAAATACGTGCCAAGTTCAACATCGCGCGGCAAAACATCAGATGCAGCAGGTACTAACAAAACATCATCAAACGTCAAACCTTCTTTTCCAAATTTTTCTTCGAACATATCTTATCTGACCCCTTTTCCGTTTCGTTTTTGCGTATTTTTATTATCATACCATCTAAAATTATTATCGTCCAGTAGTTTTACATATTTTTTTAAGGAAATTTCTCTCATCCACATTTAATAGCAATACGGAGCAAAGCCTGTCCGCTCCCAGATCCGATTCTGCACGAAACGCAAAACCTCTTCCACC is from Selenomonadales bacterium and encodes:
- the guaB gene encoding IMP dehydrogenase, producing MFEEKFGKEGLTFDDVLLVPAASDVLPRDVELGTYLTKKIKLNIPIISSGMDTVTEAKMAIAMAREGGIGVIHKNMPIAQQAHEIDKVKRSEHGIIVDPIFLSPENTLGDAHDLMERYHISGVPVTENDKLVGILTNRDLRFETDMSLKIASCMTRENLITAPVGTSIEDAKEILRKHRIEKLPLVDEEGRLRGLVTIKDIEKRLKYPNAAKDARGRLLVAAAIGVGADMNDRLDAIVKANVDVVVVDTAHGHSTGVINTVKKIKAKYPDLQLIAGNVATAEATRALIEAGADAVKVGIGPGSICTTRVIAGIGVPQITAVYDCAMAAREYGVPVIADGGIKYSGDVVKALAAGASVVMAGNLFAGTEESPGEKVIYQGRSYKVYRGMGSLGAMAQGSKDRYFQENMDKLVPEGIEGRVPYKGALADTVYQLLGGLRAGMGYCGVRNIEELKTKTKFIRITGAGLKESHPHDVNITKESPNYSL